The genomic region ATGACTCCTGAGAAAATCGTGGCACTGGCGAAAGCAAGCAAGAGTCTCTATGGGTTCAAGGATTTCAAGCTCAAGGGTGGTGTCCTCAAAGGTGAGGAAGAGATGGAATGCATCATTGCCCTGAAGAAGGAATTTCCTGATGCACGTATTACTCTTGATCCGAATGGTGGTTGGTTACTTAAGGATGCCATAAGGCTCTGCAAGGATAAACATGGAATTCTTACGTATTGCGAAGATCCCTGTGGTGCTGAGGAAGGATATTCCGGACGTGAAATCATGGCTGAATTCCGCAGGGCAACAGGATTGCCTACGGCAACGAACATGATTGATACCGATTGGAGACAGATGCAGCATGCCATAGCGCAGAATGCAGTGGATATTCCTTTGGCAGATCCGCATTTCTGGACTATGGAAGGTTCTGTAAGGGTTGCTCAGCTCTGCAATGATTTTGGGCTTACCTGGGGCTGCCATTCAAATAATCATTTTGATATTTCCTTGGCGATGATTGCCCATTGTGGATCTGCGGCTCCTGGGAATCCGACTGCATTGGATACCCATTGGATCTGGCAGGAAGGCGAGGAAAGACTTACCAAAGAACCTCCTCGGATTGAAAATGGTTGTCTGACGATTACCGACAAACCGGGACTTGGAATTGACGTTGATATGGATAGGATTATTGCAGCAAACGACCTTTATAAGAAACATTGCCTTGGGGCAAGAAATGATGCTGCAGCAATGCAATATCTGGTACCAGGATGGAAATTTAATGCAAAGCGTCCATGCTTGGTACGTTGAAAATTGTGGATATGTTATGATAGACATTTTTTAAAACTAATATTGCTAATAGAACCGAATATAGACCTTTGTATGACATGCTGAATGAAAAAAATGGGTTTTAATCATTATGAATTTCTAGGTTAAGACTTGAAATTATTGTGGTATGTATAGAAATTTTAAAAGAAACAAAACGTTTCTGACTTAATTTATGAAAGTGATATTAATATCAGTATAGTAATATTATTTTATAAATATGGATTATTTTTATTTTGTTATAGTCAGTTGTAATAAGGGCTATAGTTTTTGTTTCAGAAGGTAATGAATTATGCTAATATACAAGCCCCAGCAAATAATCAAAATCGCATCCACGGATAATGTTGCCATTGCAATCAGGCAAATAAAAAAAGGTACGCAATTATCTCCCGACTTAATTGCGACCGAAAATATTCCACAAGGACATAAAATTGCCTTATACAATCTCAAAAAGGGTGATAAAATTTTTCGTTATGGAGTTGAATTAGGACATTTGCTTGTCGATACATCGAAAGGTAGTTGGATAAATGAAAAAATGCTATCACTACCAGCAGCTCCACAACTAAAAAATCTTGATTTAACTTGTCAGTTGACTCCGCCAAAATTCATTCCTCCACGTATGACATTTCAAGGATATGAAGTCCCGGGAAGCCCTTATGCAGGTACACGTAACATCCTTGGCATTACAACTACGGTCCAGTGTGTTGCAGGAGTACTCAGAGTTGCAGTTGAAAAAATGAAACGGGAACTATTACCCAAATATTCCAATGTTGATGATATTGTTTCGCTTGAGCATCCATATGGATGTGGAGTCGCAATCAATGCAAAAGATGCAGATATTCCAATACGTGCAATCAAGAATCTTGCTAAAAACCCTAATTTTGGCGGAGAGCTCATGGTAGTTGGCCTAGGATGTGAAAAGTTAACTGTGGACAAATTACTTGATTCCGAAGATAACAATAGTGATAACGTTATCATGCTACAGGATTGCAAGGGATTCAATGCAATGATTGATGCATTAATGACTATGGCTGACAAAAAGTTAAGGAAACTCAATACAAGAAAAAGAACAACGCTACCGCTTTCTGCTTTATGTATTGGTCTTCAATGCGGAGGAAGTGACGCATTCAGTGGAATAACTGCAAATCCATCTGCCGGATATGCAAGTGATCTTTTGGTAAGCGGAGGAGCTACAGTTTTATTCAGTGAAGTAACAGAAGTACGAGACGGCGTGGATAAAATCGCTCATCGTTGTGTAGATACTGGTACAGTAAAAAAACTTGCTCAACAGATGGCTTGGTATGACAATTACTTAGAAAAGGGGAATGTCGATCGTAATGCAAATCCTACTCCAGGTAATAAACAAGGCGGCCTATGTAATATTGTGGAAAAGGCAATGGGTTCTATAGCAAAAAGTGGTACTAGCCCTATTGTAGAAGTGCTTGCTCCTGGCGAGCTTCCCTCCAAACATGGAATGATTTTTGCAGCAACTCCAGCCAGTGATTTTGTTTGTGGCCCTATGCAATTAGCAAGTGGTATCACTTTACAAGTTTTTATGACCGGACGAGGTACTCCTTATGGATTGGCAGTTGCTCCTGTCATCAAGGTTTGTTCCAGAACCGAACTAAAGAACATGTGGAATGATTTGATCGATGTAAACGCAGGTACTATTGCTACAGGAGAAAAAACCATCCAACAGGTAGGACTGGAATTATTTAATCTGATTTTGGATATTGCATCAGGACAAAAAAAACCGTGGGCAGAAAAATATAATCTGGCAAATAGTCTTTGTATTTTTAATCCTGCACCAATCACATAGAAATATAGGTTTTTAAAATTTTATTTAGTAATATAAATTCAAGTTTTTATTATTTTAAATATAATCTTAAATTATATATTTTTATTGACATATGATATTTTTTATAATATAACTATATTATAAATTGTTGAAAAATATTTTTTTGTAACTACTATAGAAATTTGTTTAATTATAACATTTTAATATTTAGGTAGATTAGTAGAATTCCATGGCAAGTTGAGGTGTTAATAACCTAAGCAACTATAATCTGATAGGAAAGTAGTTATCATGTTAAAAATGTAAGGAGATACAATTATGAAGATTGGATTCATTGGACTTGGTATCATGGGCAAACCCATGGTAAAGAACCTGCTGAAGGCAGGCTATGAAGTTGTCGTATATGACATCATAAAAGAAAATGTTGACCAGATGATTGCTGCCGGAGCTTCTTCCGGCAAGAGCGCCGCCGAGATAGCAGCCAGTTGTCCTGTAGTCATCACCATGTTGCCGAATTCACCTCATGTGAAGACCGTAGTCTTGGGCAAGGACGGCGTTCTGGAAGGTGCAAAGCCCGGCCTCAAGTATATTGACATGAGCTCCATTGCTCCTCTGGCAAGCCAGGAAGTTGGGAAGGCCTGTGCGGCAAAGGGCGTGCGCATGCTTGATGCTCCTGTTTCCGGCGGAGAGCCGAAGGCAATAGACGGGACCATGTCGATCATGGTCGGCGGTGACAAGGACCTGTTCGAGGAAGTCAAGCCGATCTTCGAGGTACTGGGCGGATCATACGTGCTCTGTGGCTCGATCGGGGCCGGCAATACGACAAAGCTTGCAAACCAGATGATCGTTGCAGGCAATATTGCAATCCTGGCCGAAGCCCTTACCTTGGCCAAGAAGGCTGGTGTTGATCCCCAGACTGTGTTCGAAGCCATCAGAGGTGGCCTTGCCGGTTCGACTGTGATGAATGCAAAGGCACCCATGATGATTGCAGGGGATTTCAAGCCTGGCTTCAAGATTGACCTGCACATCAAGGACCTGAACAATGCCATTGAGACCGGACATGGTATCGGTTCCCCCATGCCGCTGACCGTTGAGGTACAGGAGATGCTTGAGAACCTTCACTTTGAGGGCAAGGGCCAGCATGACCACAGCGGTTTGGCTGAGTACTATGCGAAAGTATCCGGTACAAAAATCGGCAAGTAAGGAATGAATACAATGGACACGGATTTCTTCAAAGGTATCATCGTACCGATCTTGACTCCAATGACTGATGACGAGCGTATTGATGCTGAAAGGTTGTGCAGGCAGGTAGACTTTGTTATTGATGGCGGAGTCTCCGGTATCCTGCTGTTTGGCAGCAACGGAGAATTCTACGTCATGGAGGAAAGCGAGATTGAGCAGTCTCTTGGACTCGTTGTAGAACATGTAGCGGGACGTGTACCCGTATACATGGGAATCGGAGCAATCAGGACGAGCAAATGCGTAAGGCTGGCAAAGATGGCGCAAGGGTATGGAGTGAATGGCATTTCTATCCTTCAGCCCATGTTCCTGAAGCCTTCTGAAGATGAGCTGCGAACACATTTTGCAACTATTGCTGAAGCCGTGTCTGACCTGCCTGTATTGCTGTATAACAATCCGGGCAGGACTGGTTACGGCATAAGCCAGGACTGCGTGGAATATCTGGCACATCACCAGGAAAACATCATAGGCATGAAGGACAGCAGCGGCAATCTGACAGAAACCATTGAGTTCATCCGCAGGAACCATGATGTGAATTTCAAGGTCATGTGCGGAAAAGACACTTTGATTTATTCAGGTCTTAGTGCTGGGTGTGTAGGAGCAGTTTGCAGTACCGCAAATTTTCTTCCCAAGCTTGTCTGTTCCATCTATGATAAGTTCACGGCTGGAGATTCAAAGGGCTCCTTGGAAGCCCAATGGAGATTGAATCCGATCCGTCTGCAGATGGATAAGAGCAGTTTCCCTGTTGCAACAAAGGACTATGCGAATCTTCTTGGTCTTGATGTGGGTGCACCTATATTGCCATGTAAGCCTTCTGATCAACAGCAGATGGATGGACTGAAACAGCAACTGAAGGAATCGGGTTATATTGATTGATTTTTCAGAATGAATAATTAATTTTTAAGGTTTTTATTTTGTATGTAGTCAAATGTATAATACATATCTCATAGGATGGAGGAAGTATGAAAAAAATATTGTTTGTGTTTTGTATCTTGCTAGGAAGTATGTCTCTTGTTTTTGCTAATGGGCAAGGGGAATCAAATGATTCTACTTGGGCAAAAAAAGTAGAAATCCAAGTACCTGCCCGTGCTGGGGGTGGAAGTGATGTCATAGCAAGGACACTAGGTACTGAAGTGGCAAAGGCATCCGGTCGAACATTTACTATTGTCAATGATACAGATGGCAATGGAGTAGTTGCGTTTGAAAAGACTCGAACAGCAAAGACTGACGGAAGTACTCTACTTGCATATCATACATCTATGTTGATTAAGATGGCAACAAATGTTTATAACCATTCATTAGATGATTTTACAGTGATTGGAGTTGCTCATCCGTTGGATCAAGCACCGGAGGTTTTTGTTGTAGGTGCCGATTCTCCTTATCAATCGTTAGATGATTTTGTAAAGGCTGCAAAAGCGGCACCTGATACTTTGCTTGTAGGTGTTGAAACAGGAGGGGTGTCTCATATTATAGGAGGTCTCTTTGACAATGCTGCTGGTATTACTCTCAAATTTGTCGAGGCAGGTAGTGATACTGAGAAACTGACTTCTTTGGTTGGAAAAAATATTGATGCTTGCATAGTCAATGTAAATCAAGCAAAACAATATGTACAATCGAACAAAGTCAGGGCCTTAGGGGTGATTTCACGAGATAGTGAGGGAGGAAAAAGTGAAGTACTTCCTGATGTACCCAGTTTTATTCAGCAGGGCTATAATGTTGATTTCTGTATTTTCGATCTTTTATTGGGTCCAAAAGACATGAATCTTGATCTGGTTGCATCCATCTATAATTATTATGCAAACGCGGCTACTTCTGATGCTGTCAATGCAGTACTGGAACCGGCAGGATTTGCAATGGAATTTTACGGGCAGGAAAAAGGTTTGCAGGTAATTGAGAAACAACAGAAGGAACTGAACGAAATAGTCAAGGATCTTGGATTGATGAAGAAGTAGGCTTTGCCATCTTTATCTTGGAGAAAGTGTAATATCTTTCTCCATGAAGGAAAATATATGAAAGTTAAACGTGATCAAATAACAGGTTCAATTTTAATATTGTTTGGAATCTGTGTGCTTGTATTAATACAGCAGTTTCAGAAAAATTTTTCATTGTCTTATCCAGGGCCTAAGTTTGTACCTGCATGCGCAGCCATTGGCTTTTTAATCTGTGGCAGTGGTATTTTCATTGAAAGTTCATTGAATAAGAAAGAAGAAAAAAAGTTTCTTGTGAAAGATGGCTGGATGAGAATGTTTGTAAGTGTATGTATCTTATGTTTATATGTCTTAGCAATGAAATATTTTGGCTATTTGGTATGTACACCTATATTCACTTATGCCATTGTAACATTATTCGCAAGAGAGAAAAAAACGACACTGATAGGGCGGATATTTTTTTCTCTTTCTGTTAGTTTTATCGTGTATGCTGTCTATGTGTTTGCCTTTGGCATGTCGTTGCCTGTAGGTCTTGTCTTTGACTAAAAAAGGAGTACTTTTATGGGTTCTTATTTGCCCTATATTCTATCACAACTACTACAACCATTTAATTTTAGTCTGCTGTTGATAGGAAATATTATTGGTTTGATTTTTGGGGCTATTCCAGGTCTTTCTGGGACACTTGCAGTTATTCTTTTCATGGCATTGACTTATACAATGAAAACCGCTCCTTCGGTAATCTTTTTGATAAGTCTTTGGGTGGGAGGCTGTTCCGGTGCCTTTATTGGATCGATTTTGCTTGGTATTCCGGGATCGCCCTCTGCCGTTGCAACTTGTTTTGATGGTTATCCGATGGCTCAGAAAGGTAAGGCAGGAAAGGCACTGGCTATTGGTATGTGTGCTTCGCTGATTGGTACTTTTTTCAGTGCGATTTTCGGTGCTCTTTTGAGTGAGAAAATTGCAGATCTTGCTTTCAAGTTGGGACCATGGGAATATTTTTCTCTTTGTTTGCTTGCTATTACTATGGTAGTGGCAATTTCAAAAGGAAATATGTTGAAAGGGTTGGCCTCCGGATTCCTTGGGCTTTTATTGGCTTGTATTGGCTATTCTCCAATTGATGCCGAACCTCGTTTCGTTTTTGGGAATATGTATTTGATGAGTGGTTTAAGTATGATTGTTGTAATGATTGGTATATTTGGAGTTAGCAAAATTCTTTATGAATATGCCAAAGGATTTTCAGTGTTGCCTGAAGTCGATACTAAGTCAATCAAGGGGTTGGGAATTACCCTTCATGAAATCAAGGCACAATTCGGTAATATACTTCGATCCTTCGGTATTGGTCTTGGCATAGGATTTCTGCCTGGTATGGGAGCTGGTTTGTCTAATCTTGTTTCTTATTCAGCTTGCAAGAATGCTTCTAAACATCCTGAACGTTTTGGAACTGGTGTCCCTGAGGGGCTATGGGCTTCCGAAGTTGCAAACAATGCGTCGGTTGGTGGCTCTTTAATTCCTATGTCTGCTTTGGGAATACCTGGTGATTCGACTACTGCATTGCTTATCGGTGCTCTTACAATACATGGGCTTGAAATGGGGCCTATGGTTTTTAAGAACAGTGGTAATATTGTATTCTTAATGTTTGGTGCTGTTGCAGCAGGAGCTATCATAGTATTTATTCTCCAAGCTTTGGGGATGAGGATTTTTCCAGAAATTTTAAAGGTACCCTATCATTATATGTATCCTGCTTTGCTGGTTGTTTCATTTGTGAGTTGCTATGTTGAGTCTGCAAGTTTGTATAAATGCGGGATGCTCATTGTATTTGCCATTTTAGGTGTTGTTATGGCTTTTGGAGATTTACCTGTAGCTCCGCTTATTCTTGCCTTTATTCTTGAACCTACATTGGAGTCAAATATGCTT from Spirochaetia bacterium harbors:
- the gudD gene encoding glucarate dehydratase (catalyzes the formation of 5-keto-4-deoxy-D-glucarate from glucarate), which encodes MSPKVIDMQVYPVAGHDSMLLNLSGAHGPFFTRNVVILTDDAGHTGVGEVPGGQKITKALEEAKSLIVGSAIGDYKNTLLKVKDSIQSENDVRGDQTYDLRTGVHVLTAVEAPLLDLLGQYLGVPVASLLGDGMVRRKVKVLGYLFFVGDRNKTDLPYCNEQDSDVEWYRLRREEAMTPEKIVALAKASKSLYGFKDFKLKGGVLKGEEEMECIIALKKEFPDARITLDPNGGWLLKDAIRLCKDKHGILTYCEDPCGAEEGYSGREIMAEFRRATGLPTATNMIDTDWRQMQHAIAQNAVDIPLADPHFWTMEGSVRVAQLCNDFGLTWGCHSNNHFDISLAMIAHCGSAAPGNPTALDTHWIWQEGEERLTKEPPRIENGCLTITDKPGLGIDVDMDRIIAANDLYKKHCLGARNDAAAMQYLVPGWKFNAKRPCLVR
- the garD gene encoding galactarate dehydratase, with the translated sequence MLIYKPQQIIKIASTDNVAIAIRQIKKGTQLSPDLIATENIPQGHKIALYNLKKGDKIFRYGVELGHLLVDTSKGSWINEKMLSLPAAPQLKNLDLTCQLTPPKFIPPRMTFQGYEVPGSPYAGTRNILGITTTVQCVAGVLRVAVEKMKRELLPKYSNVDDIVSLEHPYGCGVAINAKDADIPIRAIKNLAKNPNFGGELMVVGLGCEKLTVDKLLDSEDNNSDNVIMLQDCKGFNAMIDALMTMADKKLRKLNTRKRTTLPLSALCIGLQCGGSDAFSGITANPSAGYASDLLVSGGATVLFSEVTEVRDGVDKIAHRCVDTGTVKKLAQQMAWYDNYLEKGNVDRNANPTPGNKQGGLCNIVEKAMGSIAKSGTSPIVEVLAPGELPSKHGMIFAATPASDFVCGPMQLASGITLQVFMTGRGTPYGLAVAPVIKVCSRTELKNMWNDLIDVNAGTIATGEKTIQQVGLELFNLILDIASGQKKPWAEKYNLANSLCIFNPAPIT
- the garR gene encoding 2-hydroxy-3-oxopropionate reductase; protein product: MKIGFIGLGIMGKPMVKNLLKAGYEVVVYDIIKENVDQMIAAGASSGKSAAEIAASCPVVITMLPNSPHVKTVVLGKDGVLEGAKPGLKYIDMSSIAPLASQEVGKACAAKGVRMLDAPVSGGEPKAIDGTMSIMVGGDKDLFEEVKPIFEVLGGSYVLCGSIGAGNTTKLANQMIVAGNIAILAEALTLAKKAGVDPQTVFEAIRGGLAGSTVMNAKAPMMIAGDFKPGFKIDLHIKDLNNAIETGHGIGSPMPLTVEVQEMLENLHFEGKGQHDHSGLAEYYAKVSGTKIGK
- a CDS encoding dihydrodipicolinate synthase family protein; protein product: MDTDFFKGIIVPILTPMTDDERIDAERLCRQVDFVIDGGVSGILLFGSNGEFYVMEESEIEQSLGLVVEHVAGRVPVYMGIGAIRTSKCVRLAKMAQGYGVNGISILQPMFLKPSEDELRTHFATIAEAVSDLPVLLYNNPGRTGYGISQDCVEYLAHHQENIIGMKDSSGNLTETIEFIRRNHDVNFKVMCGKDTLIYSGLSAGCVGAVCSTANFLPKLVCSIYDKFTAGDSKGSLEAQWRLNPIRLQMDKSSFPVATKDYANLLGLDVGAPILPCKPSDQQQMDGLKQQLKESGYID
- a CDS encoding tripartite tricarboxylate transporter substrate binding protein, whose protein sequence is MKKILFVFCILLGSMSLVFANGQGESNDSTWAKKVEIQVPARAGGGSDVIARTLGTEVAKASGRTFTIVNDTDGNGVVAFEKTRTAKTDGSTLLAYHTSMLIKMATNVYNHSLDDFTVIGVAHPLDQAPEVFVVGADSPYQSLDDFVKAAKAAPDTLLVGVETGGVSHIIGGLFDNAAGITLKFVEAGSDTEKLTSLVGKNIDACIVNVNQAKQYVQSNKVRALGVISRDSEGGKSEVLPDVPSFIQQGYNVDFCIFDLLLGPKDMNLDLVASIYNYYANAATSDAVNAVLEPAGFAMEFYGQEKGLQVIEKQQKELNEIVKDLGLMKK
- a CDS encoding tripartite tricarboxylate transporter TctB family protein, coding for MKVKRDQITGSILILFGICVLVLIQQFQKNFSLSYPGPKFVPACAAIGFLICGSGIFIESSLNKKEEKKFLVKDGWMRMFVSVCILCLYVLAMKYFGYLVCTPIFTYAIVTLFAREKKTTLIGRIFFSLSVSFIVYAVYVFAFGMSLPVGLVFD
- a CDS encoding tripartite tricarboxylate transporter permease: MGSYLPYILSQLLQPFNFSLLLIGNIIGLIFGAIPGLSGTLAVILFMALTYTMKTAPSVIFLISLWVGGCSGAFIGSILLGIPGSPSAVATCFDGYPMAQKGKAGKALAIGMCASLIGTFFSAIFGALLSEKIADLAFKLGPWEYFSLCLLAITMVVAISKGNMLKGLASGFLGLLLACIGYSPIDAEPRFVFGNMYLMSGLSMIVVMIGIFGVSKILYEYAKGFSVLPEVDTKSIKGLGITLHEIKAQFGNILRSFGIGLGIGFLPGMGAGLSNLVSYSACKNASKHPERFGTGVPEGLWASEVANNASVGGSLIPMSALGIPGDSTTALLIGALTIHGLEMGPMVFKNSGNIVFLMFGAVAAGAIIVFILQALGMRIFPEILKVPYHYMYPALLVVSFVSCYVESASLYKCGMLIVFAILGVVMAFGDLPVAPLILAFILEPTLESNMLKAFQYTGTGVTFFARPISCIFILLSIFSVFSPILRFLFNKFKKNKALSA